Proteins encoded together in one Bombus affinis isolate iyBomAffi1 chromosome 2, iyBomAffi1.2, whole genome shotgun sequence window:
- the LOC126929012 gene encoding nucleolar protein 58-like isoform X3 — protein sequence MLVLFETPAGYAIFKLLDEDKLTEVENLYHDFETPEAASKIVKLKHFEKFADTTEALVATTAAVEGKLCKALKKILKKHCNELQEQLAVADAKLGNAIKDKLSLSCVSNTAIQELMRCIRSQMDSLLSGLHKKEITAMALGLAHSLSRYKLKFSPDKVDTMIIQAVCLLDDLDKELNNYVMRCREWYGWHFPELGKIIIDNITFVKTVKVIGTRENTINSDLSDILSEDVEEKVKEAAEISMGTEISEDDILNIRHLCDQIVEISQYRTQLYDYLKARMMAMAPNLTILVGELVGARLISHAGSLINLAKHPASTVQILGAEKALFRALKSKKDTPKYGLIYHAQLVGQSSTKNKGKMSRMLAAKASLATRVDALGEDGSFNLGAEHKAKLEARLRILEEGNFRRISGTGKAKAKFEKYYTKSEYIQYSVNEDITLQHGKRKHSEIEDKETLIEEITKPVEEITKSDEEMPKKKKKKEVSDSVDESVTQEVAQSDEVLTKRKKKKRKVQDIEHNIESKFKCEEEGEKAVENIPGISGEPIKKKKKKKDKDQEIEETTFTIEETSEKVMREKRKKKKKKSQDE from the exons AGTTAACAGAAGTAGAAAATCTTTATCATGATTTTGAAACACCTGAAGCAGCTAGTAAGAT AGTGAAGTTGAAACACTTTGAAAAGTTTGCAGACACTACTGAGGCTCTTGTAGCTACAACTGCAGCAGTAGAGGGTAAACTGTGCAAAGCATTGaagaaaattcttaaaaaaCATTGTAATGAACTTCAAGAACAACTAGCTGTGGCCGACGCTAAGCTAGGTAATGCTATAAAGGATAAACTGAGTTTATCTTGTGTCAGTAATACTGCTATACAAGAATTAATGAGATGTATAAGAAGCCAGATGGATAGTTTATTGTCAGGtttacataaaaaagaaataacggCAATGGCATTAGGTTTAGCACATAGCCTTTCTAGGTACAAATTGAAATTTTCACCCGATAAAGTTGATACAATGATAATACAAGCTGTTTGTTTGTTAGATGATTTAGACAAAGAATTAAATAACTATGTTATGCGTTGTCGTGAATGGTATGGCTGGCACTTTCCAGAACTTGGAAAGATTATTATAGACAATATAACATTTGTTAAAACAGTAAAAGTAATTGGAACAAGGGAAAATACTATAAATTCAGATTTATCTGATATATTATCTGAAGATGTAGAAGAAAAAGTAAAGGAGGCTGCAGAGATATCCATGGGAACGGAAATCTCTGAAgacgatattttaaatattcgacATTTATGTGATCAAATAGTTGAAATTTCTCAATATAGAACACAACTATATGATTATCTTAAAGCAAGAATGATGGCAATGGCGCCAAATTTAACTATTCTTGTCGGAGAGTTAGTGGGAGCTCGTCTAATCTCACATGCTGGATCACTTATTAATCTCGCTAAGCATCCAGCATCTACCGTTCAAATACTAGGTGCTGAAAAAGCTCTCTTTAGAGCATTAAAATCCAAAAAGGATACTCCGAAATATGGTTTAATTTATCACGCACAACTTGTTGGGCAATCTTCAACAAAAAATAAGGGAAAGATGTCCAGAATGTTAGCTGCTAAAGCTTCATTAGCAACTAGAGTAGATGCATTAGGAGAAGATGGCAGCTTTAATCTTGGTGCTGAACATAAAGCTAAATTGGAAGCACGTTTGAGGATTTTAGAAGAAGGGAATTTTCGTAGAATTAGCGGCACAGgcaaagcaaaagcaaaatttGAGAAATATTACACTAAAAGTGAATATATTCAGTATTCTGTTAATGAAGATATAACTCTTCAACatggaaaaagaaaacattctgAAATTGAAGATAAAGAAACGCTAATCGAAGAAATTACAAAGCCAGTTGAAGAAATTACAAAGTCAGATGAAGAAATgcctaagaaaaagaaaaagaaggaagttAGTGACAGTGTAGATGAATCTGTAACTCAGGAAGTAGCTCAGTCAGACGAAGTTCTgacaaagagaaagaagaaaaaaaggaaagtacAGGATATAGAACATAATATTGAATCAAAATTTAAATGTgaagaagaaggagagaaaGCAGTAGAAAATATTCCTGGGATATCAGGGG AGccaataaagaagaaaaagaagaaaaaggataaGGATCAGGAGATTGAAGAGACTACATTCACAATTGAAGAAACAAGTGAAAAAGTTatgagagaaaaaaggaaaaaaaagaaaaagaaatctcaagatgaatga
- the LOC126929012 gene encoding nucleolar protein 58-like isoform X5, with protein sequence MLVLFETPAGYAIFKLLDEDKLTEVENLYHDFETPEAASKIVKLKHFEKFADTTEALVATTAAVEGKLCKALKKILKKHCNELQEQLAVADAKLGNAIKDKLSLSCVSNTAIQELMRCIRSQMDSLLSGLHKKEITAMALGLAHSLSRYKLKFSPDKVDTMIIQAVCLLDDLDKELNNYVMRCREWYGWHFPELGKIIIDNITFVKTVKVIGTRENTINSDLSDILSEDVEEKVKEAAEISMGTEISEDDILNIRHLCDQIVEISQYRTQLYDYLKARMMAMAPNLTILVGELVGARLISHAGSLINLAKHPASTVQILGAEKALFRALKSKKDTPKYGLIYHAQLVGQSSTKNKGKMSRMLAAKASLATRVDALGEDGSFNLGAEHKAKLEARLRILEEGNFRRISGTGKAKAKFEKYYTKSEYIQYSVNEDITLQHGKRKHSEIEDKETLIEEITKPVEEITKSDEEMPKKKKKKEVSDSVDESVTQEVAQSDEVLTKRKKKKRKVQDIEHNIESKFKCEEEGEKAVENIPGISGEPIKKKKKKKDKDQEIEETTFTIEETSEKVMREKRKKKKKKSQDE encoded by the exons ATGTTAGTGTTATTTGAAACTCCCGCGGGATATGCAATTTTcaag TTACTTGATGAGGATAAGTTAACAGAAGTAGAAAATCTTTATCATGATTTTGAAACACCTGAAGCAGCTAGTAAGAT AGTGAAGTTGAAACACTTTGAAAAGTTTGCAGACACTACTGAGGCTCTTGTAGCTACAACTGCAGCAGTAGAGGGTAAACTGTGCAAAGCATTGaagaaaattcttaaaaaaCATTGTAATGAACTTCAAGAACAACTAGCTGTGGCCGACGCTAAGCTAGGTAATGCTATAAAGGATAAACTGAGTTTATCTTGTGTCAGTAATACTGCTATACAAGAATTAATGAGATGTATAAGAAGCCAGATGGATAGTTTATTGTCAGGtttacataaaaaagaaataacggCAATGGCATTAGGTTTAGCACATAGCCTTTCTAGGTACAAATTGAAATTTTCACCCGATAAAGTTGATACAATGATAATACAAGCTGTTTGTTTGTTAGATGATTTAGACAAAGAATTAAATAACTATGTTATGCGTTGTCGTGAATGGTATGGCTGGCACTTTCCAGAACTTGGAAAGATTATTATAGACAATATAACATTTGTTAAAACAGTAAAAGTAATTGGAACAAGGGAAAATACTATAAATTCAGATTTATCTGATATATTATCTGAAGATGTAGAAGAAAAAGTAAAGGAGGCTGCAGAGATATCCATGGGAACGGAAATCTCTGAAgacgatattttaaatattcgacATTTATGTGATCAAATAGTTGAAATTTCTCAATATAGAACACAACTATATGATTATCTTAAAGCAAGAATGATGGCAATGGCGCCAAATTTAACTATTCTTGTCGGAGAGTTAGTGGGAGCTCGTCTAATCTCACATGCTGGATCACTTATTAATCTCGCTAAGCATCCAGCATCTACCGTTCAAATACTAGGTGCTGAAAAAGCTCTCTTTAGAGCATTAAAATCCAAAAAGGATACTCCGAAATATGGTTTAATTTATCACGCACAACTTGTTGGGCAATCTTCAACAAAAAATAAGGGAAAGATGTCCAGAATGTTAGCTGCTAAAGCTTCATTAGCAACTAGAGTAGATGCATTAGGAGAAGATGGCAGCTTTAATCTTGGTGCTGAACATAAAGCTAAATTGGAAGCACGTTTGAGGATTTTAGAAGAAGGGAATTTTCGTAGAATTAGCGGCACAGgcaaagcaaaagcaaaatttGAGAAATATTACACTAAAAGTGAATATATTCAGTATTCTGTTAATGAAGATATAACTCTTCAACatggaaaaagaaaacattctgAAATTGAAGATAAAGAAACGCTAATCGAAGAAATTACAAAGCCAGTTGAAGAAATTACAAAGTCAGATGAAGAAATgcctaagaaaaagaaaaagaaggaagttAGTGACAGTGTAGATGAATCTGTAACTCAGGAAGTAGCTCAGTCAGACGAAGTTCTgacaaagagaaagaagaaaaaaaggaaagtacAGGATATAGAACATAATATTGAATCAAAATTTAAATGTgaagaagaaggagagaaaGCAGTAGAAAATATTCCTGGGATATCAGGGG AGccaataaagaagaaaaagaagaaaaaggataaGGATCAGGAGATTGAAGAGACTACATTCACAATTGAAGAAACAAGTGAAAAAGTTatgagagaaaaaaggaaaaaaaagaaaaagaaatctcaagatgaatga
- the LOC126913796 gene encoding DNA-directed RNA polymerase III subunit RPC7-like isoform X2 codes for MSISTEQLGFAKGEALPPPVLQPPLKYPLLEYKPLPLNITKEMSYLLELKKGYAEYMRESPNNVLPLVVKKDIERYSDRYQDLITDKSSYESRYDWSRMPVELKPQLRKRKGQKCKNSQTKRKNVDIESKLQELEKKENLQQSDAEEEEKEEEEAEGKDDEQAEDEEEELDEEMDEGTDYVNNYFDNGEGYDDEDDNLDDGPIY; via the coding sequence ATGTCAATCAGTACGGAACAGTTAGGCTTTGCTAAAGGAGAAGCATTACCTCCACCAGTCTTACAACCTCCATTAAAATATCCTCTTCTAGAATATAAACCATTGCCTTTAAATATTACTAAAGAAATGAGTTATTTGTTGGAATTAAAGAAAGGATATGCAGAATATATGAGAGAATCGCCTAACAATGTTTTGCCTTTAGTAGTTAAAAAAGATATTGAGAGGTATTCAGATCGATATCAAGACTTGATTACTGATAAAAGTAGTTACGAGAGCAGATATGATTGGAGCAGAATGCCTGTAGAATTAAAGCCTCAATTGCGAAAGCGTAAAGGACAAAAATGTAAGAACTCACAGACAAAACGTAAGAACGTTGATATAGAATCAAAGTTGCAAGaattagaaaaaaaagagaatttgCAACAAAGTGATgcagaggaagaagaaaaggaggaggaagaagcagAAGGAAAGGATGATGAGCAAGCAGAAGATGAGGAAGAAGAACTAGATGAGGAAATGGATGAGGGAACTGATTACGTGAATAATTATTTCGATAATGGAGAAGGTTACGATGATGAAGACGATAATTTGGATGATGGGCCGATTTATTAA
- the LOC126913796 gene encoding DNA-directed RNA polymerase III subunit RPC7-like isoform X1: MAGRGRGRGKPSMSISTEQLGFAKGEALPPPVLQPPLKYPLLEYKPLPLNITKEMSYLLELKKGYAEYMRESPNNVLPLVVKKDIERYSDRYQDLITDKSSYESRYDWSRMPVELKPQLRKRKGQKCKNSQTKRKNVDIESKLQELEKKENLQQSDAEEEEKEEEEAEGKDDEQAEDEEEELDEEMDEGTDYVNNYFDNGEGYDDEDDNLDDGPIY; this comes from the coding sequence ATGGCGGGACGTGGCAGGGGAAGAGGTAAACCTTCCATGTCAATCAGTACGGAACAGTTAGGCTTTGCTAAAGGAGAAGCATTACCTCCACCAGTCTTACAACCTCCATTAAAATATCCTCTTCTAGAATATAAACCATTGCCTTTAAATATTACTAAAGAAATGAGTTATTTGTTGGAATTAAAGAAAGGATATGCAGAATATATGAGAGAATCGCCTAACAATGTTTTGCCTTTAGTAGTTAAAAAAGATATTGAGAGGTATTCAGATCGATATCAAGACTTGATTACTGATAAAAGTAGTTACGAGAGCAGATATGATTGGAGCAGAATGCCTGTAGAATTAAAGCCTCAATTGCGAAAGCGTAAAGGACAAAAATGTAAGAACTCACAGACAAAACGTAAGAACGTTGATATAGAATCAAAGTTGCAAGaattagaaaaaaaagagaatttgCAACAAAGTGATgcagaggaagaagaaaaggaggaggaagaagcagAAGGAAAGGATGATGAGCAAGCAGAAGATGAGGAAGAAGAACTAGATGAGGAAATGGATGAGGGAACTGATTACGTGAATAATTATTTCGATAATGGAGAAGGTTACGATGATGAAGACGATAATTTGGATGATGGGCCGATTTATTAA
- the LOC126929012 gene encoding nucleolar protein 58-like isoform X4 produces the protein MLVLFETPAGYAIFKLLDEDKLTEVENLYHDFETPEAASKIVKLKHFEKFADTTEALVATTAAVEGKLCKALKKILKKHCNELQEQLAVADAKLGNAIKDKLSLSCVSNTAIQELMRCIRSQMDSLLSGLHKKEITAMALGLAHSLSRYKLKFSPDKVDTMIIQAVCLLDDLDKELNNYVMRCREWYGWHFPELGKIIIDNITFVKTVKVIGTRENTINSDLSDILSEDVEEKVKEAAEISMGTEISEDDILNIRHLCDQIVEISQYRTQLYDYLKARMMAMAPNLTILVGELVGARLISHAGSLINLAKHPASTVQILGAEKALFRALKSKKDTPKYGLIYHAQLVGQSSTKNKGKMSRMLAAKASLATRVDALGEDGSFNLGAEHKAKLEARLRILEEGNFRRISGTGKAKAKFEKYYTKSEYIQYSVNEDITLQHGKRKHSEIEDKETLIEEITKPVEEITKSDEEMPKKKKKKEVSDSVDESVTQEVAQSDEVLTKRKKKKRKVQDIEHNIESKFKCEEEGEKAVENIPGISGEPIKKKKKKKDKDQEIEETTFTIEETSEKVMREKRKKKKKKSQDE, from the exons TTACTTGATGAGGATAAGTTAACAGAAGTAGAAAATCTTTATCATGATTTTGAAACACCTGAAGCAGCTAGTAAGAT AGTGAAGTTGAAACACTTTGAAAAGTTTGCAGACACTACTGAGGCTCTTGTAGCTACAACTGCAGCAGTAGAGGGTAAACTGTGCAAAGCATTGaagaaaattcttaaaaaaCATTGTAATGAACTTCAAGAACAACTAGCTGTGGCCGACGCTAAGCTAGGTAATGCTATAAAGGATAAACTGAGTTTATCTTGTGTCAGTAATACTGCTATACAAGAATTAATGAGATGTATAAGAAGCCAGATGGATAGTTTATTGTCAGGtttacataaaaaagaaataacggCAATGGCATTAGGTTTAGCACATAGCCTTTCTAGGTACAAATTGAAATTTTCACCCGATAAAGTTGATACAATGATAATACAAGCTGTTTGTTTGTTAGATGATTTAGACAAAGAATTAAATAACTATGTTATGCGTTGTCGTGAATGGTATGGCTGGCACTTTCCAGAACTTGGAAAGATTATTATAGACAATATAACATTTGTTAAAACAGTAAAAGTAATTGGAACAAGGGAAAATACTATAAATTCAGATTTATCTGATATATTATCTGAAGATGTAGAAGAAAAAGTAAAGGAGGCTGCAGAGATATCCATGGGAACGGAAATCTCTGAAgacgatattttaaatattcgacATTTATGTGATCAAATAGTTGAAATTTCTCAATATAGAACACAACTATATGATTATCTTAAAGCAAGAATGATGGCAATGGCGCCAAATTTAACTATTCTTGTCGGAGAGTTAGTGGGAGCTCGTCTAATCTCACATGCTGGATCACTTATTAATCTCGCTAAGCATCCAGCATCTACCGTTCAAATACTAGGTGCTGAAAAAGCTCTCTTTAGAGCATTAAAATCCAAAAAGGATACTCCGAAATATGGTTTAATTTATCACGCACAACTTGTTGGGCAATCTTCAACAAAAAATAAGGGAAAGATGTCCAGAATGTTAGCTGCTAAAGCTTCATTAGCAACTAGAGTAGATGCATTAGGAGAAGATGGCAGCTTTAATCTTGGTGCTGAACATAAAGCTAAATTGGAAGCACGTTTGAGGATTTTAGAAGAAGGGAATTTTCGTAGAATTAGCGGCACAGgcaaagcaaaagcaaaatttGAGAAATATTACACTAAAAGTGAATATATTCAGTATTCTGTTAATGAAGATATAACTCTTCAACatggaaaaagaaaacattctgAAATTGAAGATAAAGAAACGCTAATCGAAGAAATTACAAAGCCAGTTGAAGAAATTACAAAGTCAGATGAAGAAATgcctaagaaaaagaaaaagaaggaagttAGTGACAGTGTAGATGAATCTGTAACTCAGGAAGTAGCTCAGTCAGACGAAGTTCTgacaaagagaaagaagaaaaaaaggaaagtacAGGATATAGAACATAATATTGAATCAAAATTTAAATGTgaagaagaaggagagaaaGCAGTAGAAAATATTCCTGGGATATCAGGGG AGccaataaagaagaaaaagaagaaaaaggataaGGATCAGGAGATTGAAGAGACTACATTCACAATTGAAGAAACAAGTGAAAAAGTTatgagagaaaaaaggaaaaaaaagaaaaagaaatctcaagatgaatga